NNNNNNNNNNNNNNNNNNNNNNNNNNNNNNNNNNNNNNNNNNNNNNNNNNNNNNNNNNNNNNNNNNNNNNNNNNNNNNNGTATATGCATTtatcttatttgtcacattatAACAGTAAGATATCTATAATAAATCCATATGAGTCCATCCCATATTCTtggattatattttatttttgttttttttaaaatacctctATCATGTGTTTTATAGAATTTTATAAGTAAATGTATAAAGAAATtatgatatataaaaagaaattaaatcaacCTCCCCAAGCAAACATGATTTTTAGGCTTGAAtgaactgtatatatatatatgaggtaaATCGCATCTACATTTGCCATATAAAAACCGAACAGTAAAATTCATGACAAAAATCCTACATAttgtattttcataatttatctCTCCATACATATGTATGTTTCACTCCCTTTGTTCttgagttctttttaaaaacctaataaATAAGCCACATTATATAAAAAGCTACAGATATAGCAAAGATATATGCAAATCCCAACACAACCGAAAGGCATTGAAGCTTGAGCCAACCTCCTTTTGTTCTTTAGATTTGAATTCTGAATGGAACCTTTAATTGTCACACTGCTTTAAACCAGTAGGAGGAACATATCCTCCGCTGTAACAGAGATTTGGGTTACCCCAAGCAGTAAATCTCCTGCCCAATCTCTCATAAAATCCTTGAGAAAACACTAGTCTTCCTGTCAAACTGTTGCCATGCAGATAAAGGGCCTTGAGACATGGCAAAGATGCAAACTTAGAAGGCACACTGcctattatttgattattatccAATGCTATGTATCTCAGTCTCTTCAAACTGATCATAGATTCTGGAATCTCACCAGTGATAGAGTTGTTGGCAAGGTCCAGGTTGATGAGATTCCTGAGATTATCCCACCTGAATTCCATGATTCTGCCATCCAACTGATTGTTGGACATGAGCATGTCTTGCAATGAGGCCATGCATTGAAGAGACTGAGTCAATTCACCAGATATATTGTTGTTTCTGATGTCCAAAAGTGTGAGGGTTTCTAAGATTTCCAAGTTCTAAGGAAGCATTCCATTCAAGTTATTGTTGCTCAAATCCAACTTCAGAAGTGAAATCATAGAACCAAGTGATGAAGGTATAGGACCAGTAATTGAGTTTCTGCTGAAATCTAAGATCAAGAGTTGATTCATGCTGTTGTTGTAGCCAAGAGAAGCTGGAATTCTGCCTGATAATGCATTACTGGATAGAGAAAGCTTTTTCAGATTTACCAAGTTGGCAAGTTCTTGTGGAACTTCACCTGTTAGTGAATTCTCAACAAGTACTAGTGATTTGAGGTTTGTGAGATGTCCAAaactttttggaatttttccAACAAGGCCTTCATTTGATCTGAATTCTAAGTTCTCTAGACTTTCAGATAGATGTTTCCATGCATTGGATGGTATTTTAGTGGGATGTTGAGAAGAGAAGCAATTGAAGAATGAGAGACTTCTCAGATGCTTGAGCccaaatatatattgattgaaGTTTGCTTGAGGAGTGCATGCAAGAGAATTCTCGAAGACCGGACCGATGTTTATCGATGTTACAGACCATAACTTATGGAAAATATCACATGAAACTCCCTGCATTTGGCAAAAGTTTGATTGAAGTTTAAGCTATGAACCATTCATAcaaaaaaagtttaatatatGGAAACTAGAATTTAAAACCTGGATTGGTGTCCATCCACAAGGATCAGGATACAATTGAGAAACATTCCAAGAATTGCCTGTGAAACCTTGAATCACAAGATAGAGAGCTTGGAGTTCTCCCTTATGCATTGGAGCAGTCATGACATCTGATTTGCACAAACCATTGAAGAACACAAttgggaggaggagaagaacaagtCTCATTATGATTTTCTGGATGACAACTTCAAGTTGTTTCAATGGAACAGGATTGAACTGTTGAAAAGAAGCATTATAAAAAAGATAACAAGATGAGAATGATTTATTGTACCTTTTGATCTAGAGCAGAATAGGaatcaaataaagaaagatatgatgaaaataaagccaaaaaagagagaaagaaggaagATAGTCAAGTTTTTGTCCATCCAAAGGAGAGGGATCAAAGAATGGTATTTATTGGAGCTAGTTCACATTGGCCAAAAACTTGTGAGCTATAGTAGCAATGACAACAATGAGAAGTGTAGGACTTTTTAGAGCTTTTGCTGCAAGAGCTCTGACATACAGCAGAAGCTCAGTATGGGTGTACTTTTGGTAGTTGGGTTTGCTATTTTTGCCACTGGTTTTTCATTTTCAGAATTGATGGGTTGGTGGACATGGAGAGAGGCTGTGGGTATTCGattggtttgtttatttatttatttatttttgttaagctTATAGAAAATTTGTATTGTAATGCAAATCATTACACATAGAAGTTAAATattagaataatttttatttttaagtaaatataattttttgttaaatcaatatattttttcattttaatgaaGTACTCtatgatttatttatgaaaatctattatatatcttttatttaatttaatgaaatgcattataaaatatatttcatatgaATGAAAGAGTAAAAACATATTTGAACGTAGCATTAAAAGTTATTTGGGAAGATGCAAAGTAAGATTTAAAGAAGGTTTTTGAAAGTTTGTGTGTGTCTGTGTCTGTGTgtggttagggttagggtttcgatcTTTAGCTGAGGGGGGACCATTGACATTGCATGTGACTGCACACATTAGAGCAGGAGCATGTTATCCTGTTCATATCTTCTCTTATGCTATATCTgttaatactttaaattttatattaaaaaaatccacaatTTTTGTCTTGGTTAGGGGTCCattcattttcttaaaaattatcATAAGGAAGTGGGCAAAGTTTCACTATTGTGGTCCGAAGAAGTATTATTTTTCTACTTacacaatgaaataaataaatgaagagagAAATAAGCATAATTTGGTCATTTTCCCCTAAGCAAAATAAAAGGTTTTATTGAATTACAAATGATGGTGATTATCATTTTTGAGTTTGCTATAATATGAGAAAATCGCTTTCATGCCCATTAAAAGTGGGTAATTGCTAATAATATACCCTTATCaaatgtgcattttttttatttgaaccaACAAcatacttttgtttgcatttatgtATATACCTGGTTGTCAACTTATAATTTGTAAACTATCTAGAAGaatatattttacatttgataAAAGATCTATTGAGTTCATGCGGTATGGTTTGTGgttttagagaacactcaaacactaatagaaaactcacacaaactaaacaaaaagGAGACACACGAAATTCGTAACCCAATTCGACGTCCACTCGCCTACATTTGGGGGGCCAAatccggagataaacaatccacttaaagaagtgaaaataaatgagtacaaacactttgtcactcacactcacaaaataaaagatcattaaactctctagattgtttagtGCCCTACATATTCTCGTACTCTAGTGTCACTCCCGATCTTAGAAGCGAGGTGAAacttatatagatgcctcagcgtcccaaatatagtccttatctctttttaaaaatctcATGACTACTAACTTTAAAAACCTTCGAAAATTAGTCAttgcaactcctattgtaacacaacttgcaacatggccctgactgttgacttgactgagttctggttacgttacGAACATCCTCAAGACCCATTAACCTCcgggtcatgcttagtctgagtcgatgcagccaaatcttcCGATCCCGACTACCGGAACTAGCCCACCTCCTCAATTCCTcaccacgcagtcccctcgcaaggggtgcACGTCTTCGTTCGTCTTACgaaactttccaaacttgatctttattCATCCAAATTTGTTGTTTAAAGACTTTcgaaacttgatcttcaattctccaaagtttggccttcaaatcttcccaagaatagatcttcaatcaatcatgccaatcataccatcaataggTATCTCTCAATTTGGCATGTTTTCAATCATACCCTTAAAAGTCTTGATCATACTTATTAAGGTTCTTGAAATCATACCTGTGATGAGTCTTGATCATACCAGTcgatagccatttcttcaaataagctccatccatatttagtctccaatcaaatctctctaaatatggtctagatatgatcttgttttcaagttgtagcacataccaaaaatagctccatcaagatctaaaaaatatttgtctCCAATCCAAGAgtctttgccatgtcaccataccttgccatgtcatcaattatgccatgTCTCAACGGTTGCCACTTCATcttgacttggtgtcaaatcatgccaattaaagtgcTTTTATACTAACAATCACCCCTTTTGACATAATTTGGCATAAGCTGTACAGTACCAGATTGACTCACATTACTGACTTCTAGTTACAACATTGGGCCCGCTCTCAGGAGACTAGGCCCGACTCTGCTACTAACTTCCGGTTATAACATCAATTAGAAGCGCGAAGCAGGACTGACACAAGAAATCATTTAGTTGCTTACAAAGTCTctggaaaaaaatattacatcatCGCAACTAGTGAGTCAaacacgattaagcataaataACTGATGAACATAAAGTTTGTTCGAAGAGACAAATGAATTAAATAGCAAAGGAATGACTAGTCTAAaaacttaaacagaaaaacGATAAAAAGGAATTTGTGTGGTGCTAGCAAGtttctccccctttgtgacacTAATTGATGCCAAAGTCAAATCCTCTGGTTGTTGCAAGTCTTGTTATAACTTTTTACGCAACTCCCACTATCTTGGGACTTTTAGTCATGCAGCTCCCTTGTCTTCAAGATTCACAGTTGTCGGCTCCTCCCGTCTTCTTCTTGAGAGATTCGAGCGAGATAGAATCTTTTACTTACGTCGAGcgatgatgaaaaaaattacgCGAAAGTGATCGTTGCCTCCTCTCCAAGTCTTCCATATGTTCTTTCAAGGccttttcatattcttcttccaCCAGTAGACTCGCCTCTTCAACATCTTCAGGCATTGGTGGTGGCGACATTCTTCCTACAAGTAAATCAATTTTTCTTAGATGGGGTATATAATTTCTGAGAGATCTTCAGCTTCTTTACTTTTGTGGCTGATTCTCCCTTTATGAGTTGTACCCCTTGTTGTAATAGATATTGCGACAACAAAGTAAGATACCCAAGTAATGTTGAGGGAGCTTGTCCAATCGCTTCTCTCACAATTTTCCGGAAGATTAGCCTTTCAGATTGAACTTCTTCACGAGTCCCCAAGTTCCCAACTGACCAAACAACAAAAGTGCTAGCTCCTTCACTATGCTTGAATTATGTGGAGTAGGAAGCGATTGAGAATACCAAGCCTAAACAAGACATTGTACTTAGTGCATAAGTATGGAGGTGGAAGTCTTGACTCTTCTCCCTATGACTTGGTTCTTCCTATGTGATTCTCTCAAAAGCGTCCTCATTCGACAAGCCATTCTTCATAGTTTCTTTTCACTACAGATTTAAACTCCAGAAATTTGTTAAGGCTAGTTAGAGTAAAAGGGATCCACTTCCCTCTGATGAAAATTTTGGAGATGCCTTTGTCAGACGGTGAGAGATTACTGCAGAACTCTTGAACTAGAGACAAGTTGTATCCTCTGACAAACAttgcttgattttttataaacatcTTTCTTTGAGCAATTCAGTCAAACCATACTTTTCGAAGGCAGCCTCATCAATCACCCTTTCAACTATAATTCCCCTCTCAACAATAGTCTTGAATTTCTTCTTAGATGCTTTATCAAGAAACTTGTCTTCATCGCTAACTTCAGGACATTgacttgctttcttcttcttgcccTTTTCAATGGTTGATGATTTCTTATTTCCCTAATTTGTAGCTTTAGTACATTTCCTTTTTGGCCTTGGGCTAGTTTCTTGATCAGTAAATGACTTCCTCTTAGGCTTCTTTGCTTCCTTCTTTTTTCTGGGACTTTTCTTTTGTCTCTGCCTTCCTCTTTGTAGAAATTTTTGAAAGATGATCTCTGAGTGGGATATCATCAGAGCTATATGCACTATCTGATGTTGTAGAGGATGTTTCAACTAGTGCTGTGACATGTCTTGTATCTACAGGTACATCTATATGTTAGTAAATATCTCCCAGGACATCACTTAATATGGCAgctgcttcttcttcatgtCTTGATCTAGTGTCGTCAGATGAACTCTCTGAACTCTCAAGAGTTTTTTCAGCATCTACTGGAGCAGTTTCTTCTTCTGCTACATCTTCTCCCACAGCCTCTTGTTCATATGAACTCACTTCCTTTGAACCTGTTGTTGAACTATCTTGTTAATCTTCCTCAGATCTTTGAATATAAGCTCCTGGAAATGACTCTTGCACCCATCTAAGAAAATCATCTCGGTCTTTAACACTTGTGGGCATATCCTTTTAAGATGTTCCTGCTTCAACTACTATATCAGATCCTGAGGGGAAGAATAGGGGATGATTGCTTTCGAGAGATCCTCTGGTTTTTCTCCTACCGACGGGCTTCCGCTAGAGTTGATtcctttcaatttttcttcttcaacacGAGCAACAATCTCTTGTGGGGTCGTAGGAGCACTGTGGACCTTCCTCTTggttctcatctttttcttcaattagaccttcttcttcttcttcttcttcttcttcttcttttccttcttcgtGAGTAATTTCTTCTAAGAGAgactcctcttttttttttaaaaaaaaaaagaattttgggAATAAAT
This genomic window from Dioscorea cayenensis subsp. rotundata cultivar TDr96_F1 chromosome 20, TDr96_F1_v2_PseudoChromosome.rev07_lg8_w22 25.fasta, whole genome shotgun sequence contains:
- the LOC120251240 gene encoding piriformospora indica-insensitive protein 2-like, which gives rise to MRLVLLLLPIVFFNGLCKSDVMTAPMHKGELQALYLVIQGFTGNSWNVSQLYPDPCGWTPIQGVSCDIFHKLWSVTSINIGPVFENSLACTPQANFNQYIFGLKHLRSLSFFNCFSSQHPTKIPSNAWKHLSESLENLEFRSNEGLVGKIPKSFGHLTNLKSLVLVENSLTGEVPQELANLVNLKKLSLSSNALSGRIPASLGYNNSMNQLLILDFSRNSITGPIPSSLGSMISLLKLDLSNNNLNGMLP